A region of the Halanaerobiales bacterium genome:
AAAAGTTGTAGAATTGCTTTTTTATCAATTACCTGATATTATTGTCCAGACTTTTCCAATGGCTGTCTTATTTGCAATTATGACCGGCCTGGGAACTCTTAGCCGCCAGAATGAATTTACTGCTCTCAGAATGGGTGGAGTAAGTGTATATAGGCTAATAATTCCTCTGGTAGTTTTTGGGATTCTGGTAAGTGGTTTTACTTTTTATCTCAATGAAAAAGTTGTTCCCTGGTCAAATCATAAGGCTAATAATATTATTAGAGGATCTATTTTAAGTGAGGCCTCTCCTGAAATTAGAGAAAATGTTTTTTTTGAAGGACCTGACAGCAGACATTTTTATGTCAGGGAATATAATAGAGATAAAAACCTTTTAAAAAATATAATTATTTACAATCTGGATTCCAGTAATAATTACCCCCAGATAGTAACTGCAAATGAGGGAGAAATTGGAGAAAAGATTTGGGAATTGAGAAATGGAAATATTTTTGATTATGATCAAGAGGGTTTTCTTAGAGTAGAAACTAAGTTTGATAAAATGGAAATAGAAATTGCTGAAGATGTACAAAACTTTTTTGGTGAACAGAGGACCCCCTCTGAGATGAGTAGACAGGAATTAAGAAAAGAAATAGAGTTATTTCAGGATAGTGGGATAAATGTAGATTCACTTCTTGTAGAATATCATCTTAAATTGGCTATGGCTTTTACTCCTCTTATTTTTGTTTTGATAGGGGCTCCACTTAGTTTGGTAAATAACGAGAGTAGAACCATGAATATTATAATAACAATTATAACCATATTTGCCTATTATCTAATTTTATCATTATCACGTTCTTTTGCTAAAAATGGAGTATTGAATCCCCTATTAGCTGCCTGGATACCGAATACTGTTTTTACTCTTCTTGGGATTGTATTCCTTATTTACCAGGAAAAATGGCAGAATTTCGTTGTCAATGTTATTCCTCGTATTTTCAGCAATGTTTAATTGTAATTAATAGATAGTTGAGATAGATAGGAAGGAGTGTTTATAGTGAGAGTGAAAAATTACTCTGGAGTTAAAATGATGGTTTTAATGATGGCCCTGGGGATGATGCTTGTCGGCTTTGCGGCAGGTGTTCATGCACAGGAAGAGGATAGTGAAAAATCAACTATTCATATTAAGGCTGGAGAACTTAATAATAAAGAAGGATTAATACTTTTAAGTGGTGGATTAACTATTGTTAAAGATGATATTAATCTTAAATCTCCAGAAGGTGAATTTGATGATGAGGAAAATAAGATTATCCTT
Encoded here:
- a CDS encoding LptF/LptG family permease; this encodes MNLQFFYLIDIYLFKQVIKPYIIGVTIITIIMLSNFLFQLTDLIIVKNIPVLKVVELLFYQLPDIIVQTFPMAVLFAIMTGLGTLSRQNEFTALRMGGVSVYRLIIPLVVFGILVSGFTFYLNEKVVPWSNHKANNIIRGSILSEASPEIRENVFFEGPDSRHFYVREYNRDKNLLKNIIIYNLDSSNNYPQIVTANEGEIGEKIWELRNGNIFDYDQEGFLRVETKFDKMEIEIAEDVQNFFGEQRTPSEMSRQELRKEIELFQDSGINVDSLLVEYHLKLAMAFTPLIFVLIGAPLSLVNNESRTMNIIITIITIFAYYLILSLSRSFAKNGVLNPLLAAWIPNTVFTLLGIVFLIYQEKWQNFVVNVIPRIFSNV